One Halichondria panicea chromosome 3, odHalPani1.1, whole genome shotgun sequence genomic region harbors:
- the LOC135333510 gene encoding uncharacterized protein LOC135333510, which yields MPVNTRAKKFCPPLKSQPLSPALSSAPQSQESTANTGDSLPDTQTHTVLSYCDSYQAEEQPSTPLLCVEQPSTPLLWEDVPSNEDSLSSSNNSSLCSASEEIDENENIEQTSRFKPHKRDRLPVGYGYGILQHNQNKKKKTVADLERGTRGKKRVRISTPLAGVEKGKRLCGRDLSVYDYQPTPPEAGGVVKRQAVDVSGYCSSREEQLVIDREVIAAIKKTRLELQEIRERYTSKHHRPTPLQFVGVVSKPLPLVFMSSGLTLSEE from the exons ATGCCAGTGAACACAAGAGCTAAGAAGTTTTGTCCTCCCCTCAAAAGCCAGCCCCTCTCTCCGGCACTCTCCTCCGCTCCTCAGAGCCAGGAATCCACTGCCAACACTGGGGACAGTCTgccagacacacagacacacactgtTCTTTCATATTGTGACAGCTATCAGGCAGAAGAACAGCCCTCTACCCCGCTCCTCTGTGTAGAGCAACCCTCAACCCCGCTCCTTTGGGAAGATGTTCCAAGTAATGAAGACAGTCTGAGTTCAAGTAATAACTCATCTTTGTGCTCAGCCAGTGAGGAAATCGATGAAAATGAAAACATTGAACAGACGTCAAGGTTTAAACCACACAAGCGAGACCGCCTACCTGTTGGATATGGCTATGGAATCCTCCAACACAACCAAAacaagaaaaagaaaacagTGGCTGACTTAGAGCGAGGGACAAGAGGGAAGAAACGTGTTCGTATCTCGACACCGCTGGCTGGAGTAGAGAAGGGAAAGAGGCTGTGTGGACGAGACTTGAGTGTCTATGACTACCAGCCCACCCCCCCTGAAGCTGGGGGTGTGGTAAAGAGACAGGCGGTAGATGTGTCAGGATACTGTAGCTCTAGAGAAGAACAG TTGGTGATTGACCGAGAAGTGATTGCTGCGATAAAGAAGACCCGACTTGAGTTGCAGGAGATAAGAGAAAGGTACACCTCGAAACATCACAGGCCCACCCCCCTTcagtttgtgggtgtggtcagtaaGCCCCTCCCACTAGTATTCATGTCATCAGGACTCACACTGAGCGAAGAGTAA